A genomic window from Brachyspira sp. SAP_772 includes:
- a CDS encoding CvpA family protein: MFNNIDIVIIIFLVFIFIYGFYRGIISITIPVIAIISTFIIAPIIYNHASKYFDHSIILKIVSFLISYSFIRIILSKAADSIKKVLKMIFLSWVDRILGAIVMLFIVSLIISIVSYFVLNMTEYGGIIYSSKVLMFIYDIFNTNNYMNNFV; the protein is encoded by the coding sequence ATGTTTAATAATATTGATATAGTTATAATAATATTTTTAGTATTTATATTTATTTATGGTTTTTACAGAGGTATTATATCTATTACAATACCAGTAATAGCAATAATATCCACTTTTATTATAGCACCAATTATATATAATCATGCTTCTAAATATTTTGACCATTCTATTATATTAAAAATAGTATCATTTCTTATAAGTTATTCTTTTATAAGGATAATACTTTCAAAGGCGGCTGATAGTATAAAAAAAGTTTTGAAGATGATATTTTTATCTTGGGTGGATAGGATTCTTGGTGCAATAGTTATGCTTTTTATAGTTTCGCTTATAATTTCTATTGTATCGTATTTTGTATTAAATATGACAGAGTATGGTGGAATTATATATAGCTCAAAGGTTTTGATGTTTATATATGATATATTTAACACTAATAATTACATGAATAATTTTGTATAA
- a CDS encoding methyl-accepting chemotaxis protein: MDVLTSFIPGYNVSIIELLVPIVGTSMVFIFIMLYTILLIKTRDRIYIIVELALLFLLVYNILSFVIIFLGISGNNVVLASNLYVINHIIFLFVIALLPINNRFFLKNKKFVGGFSNLIIFITILVVVSLVVISIINKNTFFNTTLRTYPDKAFSVIGNGNFFVYLTYLSLIIYAMAFVPMVIDIFFGYNIVGNTIIILSNLLSFVLVITNIEIFNLRKDIYFDKLDLAVILSYLISSVAIFSSFTRNALESIRKDTILNNRLKSNLNIVTEINEISEKLNSIDKNFMDSSMFVFEVDKENKDALNIIESKINTVIDSKNKLIDTKESKKHLIIDGIKFTNTIFTFFDKYKNQMQDHFRALAQTMANMNVSNLSYEQISSLNNDLKEIRNNIEESSNNAIVSIKKHFESFKDVNKVTEDIYDTIEYIKNMTNKTNLLSINAGIQASKAGVLGKSFSVVSKEIGVLSFEISKGTASIESMLTDIFGGLVLIENSSFYIDDHCKNIENETKQMLDKIDAYSKNIEERISKISTEFENFKLLEKYNNVMYKIVEEQNDIVSSVRENIVAMLDIQNSLNLKIDSQGADIIKILGSFSRIIEVKDELDDVIMKIGNYSSASHTYIEMLSNIISTHSNKSSIAFKPIITLLKK, encoded by the coding sequence ATGGATGTATTAACTAGTTTTATACCGGGATATAATGTTTCTATTATAGAATTATTAGTACCTATTGTTGGTACTTCTATGGTTTTTATATTTATTATGCTTTATACAATATTGCTTATCAAAACTAGAGATCGTATTTATATTATAGTAGAATTAGCACTTTTATTTTTGCTTGTATATAATATATTATCTTTTGTTATAATATTTTTAGGTATATCTGGTAATAATGTTGTATTAGCTTCAAATCTGTATGTTATTAATCATATAATATTTTTATTTGTTATTGCTTTGCTTCCAATTAACAATAGATTTTTCTTAAAAAATAAAAAATTTGTTGGCGGGTTTAGTAATTTAATTATATTTATTACTATATTGGTTGTAGTTTCTCTCGTTGTTATTAGTATAATAAATAAAAATACATTTTTTAATACGACTTTAAGAACTTATCCAGATAAGGCATTTAGTGTTATAGGAAATGGTAATTTTTTTGTTTATCTTACTTATTTAAGTTTAATTATATATGCCATGGCTTTTGTGCCTATGGTAATTGATATATTTTTTGGATACAATATAGTTGGAAATACTATTATTATACTTTCTAATCTTTTATCTTTTGTTTTAGTTATTACAAATATAGAGATTTTTAATTTAAGAAAAGATATATATTTTGATAAATTAGACTTAGCTGTTATATTATCTTATTTAATTAGCTCTGTTGCTATATTTTCTTCTTTTACAAGAAATGCTTTAGAATCTATAAGAAAGGATACCATATTAAATAATAGATTAAAATCTAATTTAAATATTGTAACTGAGATAAATGAAATATCAGAGAAATTAAACTCTATAGATAAGAATTTTATGGATTCTTCTATGTTTGTTTTTGAAGTAGATAAAGAGAATAAAGATGCTCTAAACATTATAGAATCTAAAATAAATACTGTTATAGATTCAAAAAATAAATTAATAGATACAAAAGAGAGTAAGAAACATCTTATTATAGATGGTATAAAGTTTACTAATACTATATTTACTTTTTTTGATAAGTATAAAAATCAAATGCAGGATCATTTTAGGGCATTAGCTCAAACTATGGCTAATATGAATGTTTCTAATTTATCTTATGAACAAATATCTTCTCTAAATAATGATTTAAAAGAAATAAGAAACAATATAGAAGAGAGTTCTAATAATGCTATAGTTAGTATAAAAAAACATTTTGAAAGTTTTAAGGATGTAAATAAAGTAACAGAAGATATATATGATACTATAGAATATATAAAGAATATGACTAATAAAACCAATTTACTTTCAATTAATGCTGGTATACAGGCATCAAAAGCTGGTGTTTTAGGTAAAAGTTTTTCTGTTGTATCTAAAGAAATAGGGGTGTTGTCTTTTGAGATTTCAAAGGGTACAGCATCTATAGAGAGTATGCTTACAGATATATTTGGAGGATTGGTTTTAATAGAGAATTCTTCATTTTATATAGATGATCATTGTAAAAATATAGAAAATGAAACTAAGCAAATGCTTGATAAGATAGATGCTTATAGTAAGAATATAGAAGAACGTATTAGCAAAATTTCTACAGAGTTTGAAAATTTCAAATTACTAGAAAAATATAATAATGTTATGTATAAAATAGTAGAAGAGCAAAATGATATAGTATCTTCTGTAAGAGAAAATATCGTTGCTATGCTTGATATTCAAAATAGCTTAAACCTCAAAATAGATTCTCAGGGTGCTGATATAATTAAAATTTTAGGAAGTTTTAGCAGAATTATAGAAGTAAAAGATGAACTTGATGATGTTATAATGAAAATAGGTAATTATTCATCTGCTTCACACACTTATATAGAAATGCTTTCAAATATTATAAGCACTCATAGCAATAAGAGCAGTATAGCTTTTAAACCTATAATAACTTTATTGAAAAAATAG
- a CDS encoding MATE family efflux transporter: protein MNSNHLIKNKLFGNWDFYRLCISIAVPVMLQQLIMGMVSLIDNFMVAELGDIKMAAVNVSNQLNFIYLVILNTCYGAGGIYMAQNAGADNKEGMQQAFRFKVILPFTISAIYMILMLINPEIFMRLMTNGNNSQEAILASSTKYMSIIAFTFIPISISGAIGTSYREIGKPHIPLIISVIATFCNTIGNYILIYGNFGAPRLEETGAAIATLIARIIEMILFIVYIKLHKEKFYVRTREILKVKLNVFYSMLKKSSLIFLSEISWGLSEMFMTALYNSRGGAETVAGMASGFTIANIFYLVFQGIFVSTMVVVGGTLGRGELEDARNKAKWILNGSVIAGAVVGIVQMSSTLLIPFIFSKLTPDAQGITRSLVILIASYMPVWTYINAQFAVSRAGGDTIFGFAVDVPVSLLIFAPLALILAKFTTVGPVAMFGIAKLSDFAKITIGVIMLKKERWVRKLTE, encoded by the coding sequence ATGAATAGTAATCATTTGATTAAAAATAAATTATTTGGAAATTGGGATTTTTACAGATTATGCATTTCTATTGCTGTGCCTGTAATGCTTCAGCAGCTTATAATGGGAATGGTATCTCTAATAGACAACTTTATGGTGGCTGAACTCGGTGATATAAAAATGGCTGCTGTAAATGTATCTAATCAGCTTAATTTTATATATTTAGTAATACTCAATACATGTTATGGTGCGGGCGGAATATATATGGCACAAAATGCTGGGGCTGACAACAAAGAAGGTATGCAGCAAGCTTTTAGATTTAAAGTAATACTTCCTTTTACTATATCTGCTATATACATGATATTAATGCTTATAAACCCTGAAATATTCATGCGTTTAATGACAAACGGCAACAATTCACAAGAGGCAATACTAGCTTCAAGCACAAAATATATGAGTATAATAGCATTCACTTTTATACCTATATCAATTTCTGGTGCAATAGGAACTTCATACAGAGAAATAGGCAAACCGCATATACCGCTTATAATATCAGTAATAGCAACATTCTGTAATACTATTGGAAACTACATTCTAATATATGGTAACTTTGGAGCTCCAAGACTTGAAGAGACTGGGGCTGCTATTGCTACTCTCATCGCTAGAATAATAGAGATGATATTATTTATAGTTTACATTAAATTGCATAAAGAAAAGTTTTATGTAAGAACTAGAGAAATTTTAAAAGTAAAACTTAATGTATTTTATTCTATGCTAAAGAAGTCAAGTTTAATATTTTTAAGTGAGATAAGTTGGGGGCTTAGCGAGATGTTTATGACAGCTCTTTACAACAGCAGAGGAGGAGCTGAAACTGTTGCAGGTATGGCATCTGGTTTTACTATAGCTAATATATTTTATTTAGTATTTCAGGGAATATTTGTATCTACTATGGTTGTAGTTGGGGGTACACTTGGAAGGGGTGAACTTGAAGATGCAAGAAATAAGGCAAAGTGGATATTAAATGGTTCTGTTATAGCGGGGGCTGTAGTTGGGATTGTGCAAATGTCTTCTACACTATTAATACCTTTTATATTCTCAAAACTTACTCCCGATGCTCAGGGTATAACTAGAAGTTTAGTAATATTAATAGCTTCATATATGCCTGTTTGGACTTATATCAATGCTCAATTTGCTGTTTCAAGGGCTGGAGGAGATACTATATTTGGTTTCGCTGTAGATGTACCTGTGTCTTTACTTATATTTGCACCTTTGGCTTTGATACTTGCAAAATTCACTACTGTAGGACCTGTTGCTATGTTTGGTATAGCTAAATTATCAGACTTCGCAAAAATTACTATAGGTGTTATAATGCTTAAAAAAGAAAGATGGGTGAGAAAATTGACAGAATAA